One Triticum dicoccoides isolate Atlit2015 ecotype Zavitan chromosome 5B, WEW_v2.0, whole genome shotgun sequence genomic window carries:
- the LOC119309654 gene encoding uncharacterized protein LOC119309654, producing the protein MEFSRRGPATDDPPPHGEAMLVMRDALLWQLQKDRLRQEIIVAELAKIECATALRAVSGHHGTPMPRDSMPQHRGPVFGWEHYADVGEENDVKLPSNYGRQSAESRFWNPAVEDRAEKCCSPCKCRVNSGEHNSAFDEQKPRDSSENVPPDKASPAEKWELTGITIPVKKPKPPMSPRKRKKPPTRWICPVCQVQVNSAQKHCAGKKHQSNIATLESNIKAIGYQKIRKPPLAGCSICQVMCGSESNLEIHLTGKRHLKKIQALFEESNNKAINSESLKANLNPDSGPLHVEKMNCDLDSENHLRDERHKLNVPEISKEQTPSSEWDCTMCQAKCVSKAHFENHCISRKHQQRTQVILSEGDITKTGRTHVILSEGDVTKMGNLHMEASCKEGSNNDMTKNIASQEAKSDESNVPEHAEKPPSAQSCNICQGICNCAPDFDMPQHVEDISCKLNWESYPRLRDQSLQLMDDCALREKFNQEKSNPPEVCKDQISSSEWDCATCQAKCNSAPQTEHHCKSGKHQQKIDVTLHEGDIAEVSSLSAAPCKEDNNSHMDVAPWEAKSDECIVSQHVEKPPSVWSCSDCQVICARESDFEVHLKRERHLMKIGALLEVSKNMAISESQKANLYPDSVPQHAEKMNCELDLENNLRDERHQLNVRSPCKENNQMKNNPPQIVKDQEPPSEWDCAMCKDKCNSEPQIEHHCESRRHQQKTDVTLRECDIAIVNSLHITALCKEGDNNSTGITPQEAKSDENNVQQHAEKPPLAWDCSDCLVTFNRESDLVFHLNGKRHLKKFWALLEESKNKAMNSESQTANMNQDSVPQHAEKTNCELNWESYLRLRDEKHQLNVQACEAINKDKNSPAKKDQIPSSEWDCAMCQAKCNSKAQLEHHCTSRKHWQKTQVVLGEGDIANVSSLCLEAPCKEVSNNDMAKNIVSQEAKLHEKNVLKHAEKPPLVGCSICQVICGRESDLEIHLKGKRHLKIRTLFEESNKAINSESLKANLNSDSGPLHVEKMNCDLDSENHLRDERHKLNVWTLCETINQEENSPPEISKEQTPSSEWDCAMCQAKCVSKAHFENHCISRKLQERTQVILSACDITKTGNLHMEASRKGRNNDMASNIAPQEANSEESNVSQHAEKPPSVESCNICQGICNCAPDFDMPQHVQETICKLNWESYPRIRDESLQPMDDRALRENFNQYKSNPPEISKDQIPSSEWDCAICQAKCNSEPQIEHHCRSGKHEQKIDVTLHEGDITEVSSLIAAPCKEGNNSHMGIAPREAKSDESNVSQHAEKPPSVWGCSDCQVICGRESDFEVHLKGERHLKKIGALLEESKTMAISESQKANLYPDSVLQHAEKMNCELDLENNLRDEGHQLNVRSPCKENSQMKNNPPEIVNDQEPPSEWDCAMCQEKCNSESQIEHHCESRRNQEKTHVILRKGDIAIVNSLHITASCKEGDNSTGITPQEAKSDENNVQQHAEKPPPAWDCSVCQLTCNRESDLVFHLNGKRHLKKFRALLEESKNKAMNSESQTINWNQDSVPQHADKTNCKPNWESYLGLGDETHQLNVQAIGEAINQDKNSPSKKDQILPSEWNCAMCQAKCNSKAQFEHHCTSRKHQQKIQVILGEGGIAKVSSLHMEASCKEGSNNDMVNSVVSQDAKSPEKNVPQHAEKPPLVGCSICRVICGRESDLEVHLKGKRHLKKIRALFEESNKAINSESLKANLNLDSGPLNVKKMNCDLDSENHLRDERHQEENSPPEISQDQTPSSEWDCVMCQAKCISKAHFENHCISRKHQQRTQVIQSEGDITKTGRTHVVLSEGDITKMGNLHMEASCKEGGNNDMAKDFGSQEVKSHESDVPEHESPSVQGCSICQGICNCKSDLDIHLMSTRIRAVAEKCKNTAMSSESQKAKLNPNDVPQHVEETSCKLNWESYPRLGNENLQLMDDQALFEKINQDNNNAPEIAKDQIPSSE; encoded by the coding sequence GCCTGCGGAGAAGTGGGAACTGACAGGAATAACCATACCAGTTAAGAAGCCGAAGCCACCCATGAGCCCCAGAAAAAGAAAGAAGCCACCCACAAGATGGATTTGCCCGGTGTGCCAGGTACAAGTAAACTCTGCGCAGAAGCATTGTGCTGGGAAGAAGCACCAGTCAAATATAGCAACATTGGAATCAAACATTAAGGCCATCGGTTATCAGAAGATCCGGAAGCCACCTTTAGCAGGTTGCAGCATTTGTCAAGTTATGTGTGGCAGCGAATCAAATCTTGAGATCCACCTGACGGGTAAAAGGCACTTAAAGAAGATTCAAGCTCTAttcgaagaaagcaataacaaggcAATCAATTCTGAGTCTCTAAAAGCAAACTTGAACCCGGACAGCGGGCCGCTACATGTGGAGAAAATGAACTGTGACTTAGACTCAGAGAACCACCTCAGAGATGAAAGACACAAACTGAATGTTCCAGAAATTTCCAAAGAACAAACACCATCCTCGGAATGGGATTGCACTATGTGCCAGGCCAAATGTGTCTCTAAAGCCCATTTCGAGAATCACTGCATAAGCAGAAAGCATCAACAGAGGACCCAGGTGATACTCAGTGAAGGCGATATCACGAAAACGGGCAGGACCCATGTGATACTCAGCGAAGGCGATGTCACGAAAATGGGCAATCTCCACATGGAAGCATCATGCAAAGAAGGCAGTAACAACGATATGACAAAGAACATTGCGTCACAGGAAGCAAAATCGGATGAGAGCAATGTGCCAGAGCATGCAGAGAAACCACCTTCAGCACAGAGTTGCAACATTTGCCAAGGTATCTGTAACTGTGCACCAGATTTTGATATGCCACAACATGTAGAGGATATTAGTTGCAAATTAAACTGGGAGAGCTACCCCAGGCTCAGAGACCAGAGTCTCCAACTGATGGATGATTGTGCCCTTCGTGAAAAATTTAACCAAGAAAAAAGCAATCCACCAGAAGTTTGCAAGGACCAAATATCATCCTCAGAATGGGACTGCGCTACATGCCAGGCCAAATGTAACTCTGCACCTCAAACCGAGCATCACTGTAAAAGCGGAAAGCATCAACAGAAGATCGATGTGACACTCCATGAAGGCGATATTGCCGAAGTTAGCAGTCTCAGTGCAGCCCCATGCAAAGAAGACAATAACAGTCATATGGACGTTGCGCCATGGGAAGCAAAATCGGATGAGTGCATTGTGTCGCAGCATGTAGAGAAGCCACCTTCAGTATGGAGTTGCAGCGATTGCCAAGTTATCTGTGCCCGCGAATCAGATTTTGAGGTCCACCTGAAGCGTGAAAGGCACTTGATGAAGATTGGAGCCCTGCTCGAAGTAAGTAAGAACATGGCAATTTCCGAGTCACAGAAAGCAAACCTGTACCCGGACAGTGTGCCGCAGCATGCGGAGAAAATGAATTGTGAATTAGACTTGGAGAACAACCTCAGAGATGAGAGACACCAACTGAATGTTCGCTCCCCTTGCAAAGAAAACAACCAAATGAAAAACAATCCTCCACAAATTGTCAAGGACCAAGAACCACCCTCAGAATGGGATTGCGCTATGTGTAAGGACAAATGTAACTCTGAACCTCAGATTGAGCATCATTGTGAAAGCAGAAGGCATCAACAGAAGACCGATGTGACGCTCCGTGAATGCGATATTGCGATAGTGAACAGTCTCCACATCACAGCCTTATGCAAGGAAGGCGATAACAACAGCACGGGCATTACACCACAGGAAGCAAAATCAGACGAGAACAATGTGCAGCAGCATGCAGAGAAGCCACCTCTGGCATGGGATTGCAGCGATTGCCTAGTTACGTTTAATCGCGAATCAGATTTGGTGTTCCACCTGAACGGTAAAAGACACTTAAAGAAGTTTTGGGCCCTACTCGAAGAAAGCAAGAATAAGGCAATGAATTCTGAGTCACAGACAGCAAACATGAACCAGGACAGTGTGCCACAGCATGCGGAGAAAACAAATTGCGAACTGAACTGGGAGAGCTACCTCAGACTCAGAGACGAGAAACACCAACTCAATGTTCAGGCCTGTGAAGCAATCAACAAAGATAAAAACAGTCCAGCAAAAAAGGACCAAATACCGTCCTCGGAATGGGACTGCGCTATGTGCCAGGCCAAATGTAACTCTAAAGCTCAACTTGAGCATCACTGCACAAGCAGAAAGCATTGGCAGAAGACCCAGGTTGTACTTGGCGAAGGTGATATTGCAAATGTAAGCAGTCTTTGCCTCGAAGCCCCATGCAAAGAAGTCAGTAACAACGATATGGCGAAGAACATTGTGTCACAGGAAGCAAAGTTGCATGAGAAAAATGTGCTAAAGCATGCAGAGAAGCCACCTTTAGTAGGTTGCAGCATTTGCCAAGTTATCTGTGGCCGCGAATCAGATCTAGAGATCCACCTGAAGGGTAAAAGGCACTTGAAGATTCGAACTCTTTTCGAAGAAAGCAATAAGGCTATCAATTCTGAGTCTCTGAAAGCAAACTTGAACTCGGACAGCGGGCCGCTACATGTGGAGAAAATGAACTGTGACTTAGACTCGGAGAACCACCTCAGAGATGAAAGACACAAACTGAATGTTTGGACCCTTTGCGAAACAATCAACCAAGAGGAAAACAGTCCACCAGAAATTTCCAAAGAACAAACACCATCCTCGGAATGGGATTGCGCTATGTGCCAGGCCAAATGTGTCTCTAAAGCCCATTTCGAGAATCACTGCATAAGCAGAAAGCTTCAAGAGAGGACCCAAGTGATACTCAGCGCATGCGATATCACGAAAACGGGCAATCTCCACATGGAAGCATCACGCAAAGGCAGGAACAACGATATGGCAAGTAACATTGCGCCACAGGAAGCAAACTCGGAAGAGAGCAATGTGTCGCAGCATGCAGAGAAACCACCTTCAGTAGAGAGTTGCAACATTTGCCAAGGTATCTGTAACTGCGCACCAGATTTTGATATGCCACAGCATGTACAGGAAACAATTTGCAAATTAAACTGGGAGAGCTACCCCAGAATCAGAGACGAGAGTCTCCAACCGATGGATGATCGGGCCCTTCGCGAAAATTTTAACCAATACAAAAGCAACCCGCCAGAAATTTCCAAGGACCAAATACCATCCTCGGAATGGGATTGCGCTATATGCCAGGCCAAATGTAACTCTGAACCTCAAATCGAGCATCACTGTAGAAGTGGAAAGCATGAACAAAAGATTGATGTGACACTCCACGAAGGTGATATTACCGAAGTTAGCAGTCTCATTGCAGCCCCATGCAAAGAAGGCAATAATAGCCATATGGGCATTGCGCCACGGGAAGCAAAATCAGACGAGAGCAATGTGTCGCAGCATGCAGAGAAGCCACCTTCAGTATGGGGTTGCAGTGATTGCCAAGTTATCTGTGGTCGCGAATCAGATTTTGAGGTCCACCTGAAGGGTGAAAGGCACTTAAAGAAGATTGGAGCCCTGCTCGAAGAAAGCAAGACCATGGCGATATCCGAGTCACAGAAAGCAAACTTGTACCCGGACAGCGTGCTGCAGCATGCGGAGAAAATGAATTGTGAATTAGACTTGGAGAACAACCTCAGAGATGAGGGACACCAACTAAATGTTCGCTCCCCTTGCAAAGAAAACAGCCAAATGAAAAACAATCCTCCAGAAATTGTCAACGACCAAGAACCACCCTCAGAATGGGATTGTGCTATGTGTCAGGAAAAATGTAACTCTGAATCTCAGATTGAGCATCATTGTGAAAGCAGAAGGAATCAAGAGAAGACCCACGTGATACTCCGCAAAGGCGATATTGCGATAGTGAACAGTCTCCACATCACAGCCTCATGCAAGGAAGGCGATAACAGCACGGGCATTACACCACAGGAAGCAAAATCAGACGAAAACAATGTGCAGCAGCATGCAGAGAAGCCACCTCCGGCATGGGATTGCAGCGTTTGCCAACTTACGTGTAACCGCGAATCGGATTTGGTGTTCCACCTAAACGGTAAAAGGCACTTAAAGAAGTTTCGGGCCCTACTCGAAGAAAGCAAGAATAAGGCAATGAATTCTGAGTCACAGACAATAAACTGGAACCAGGACAGTGTGCCGCAACATGCGGATAAAACAAATTGCAAACCAAACTGGGAGAGCTACCTTGGACTCGGAGACGAGACACACCAACTCAATGTTCAGGCCATCGGCGAAGCAATCAACCAAGATAAAAACAGTCCGTCAAAAAAAGACCAGATACTGCCCTCAGAATGGAACTGCGCTATGTGCCAGGCCAAATGTAACTCAAAAGCTCAATTTGAGCATCACTGCACAAGCAGAAAGCATCAGCAGAAGATCCAGGTTATACTTGGCGAAGGTGGTATTGCAAAAGTAAGCAGTCTCCACATGGAAGCATCATGCAAAGAAGGCAGTAACAACGATATGGTGAACAGCGTTGTGTCACAGGATGCAAAATCGCCTGAGAAAAATGTGCCACAGCATGCAGAGAAGCCACCTTTAGTAGGTTGCAGCATTTGCCGAGTTATCTGTGGCCGCGAATCAGACCTAGAGGTCCACCTGAAGGGTAAAAGGCACTTAAAGAAGATTCGAGCTCTATTCGAAGAAAGCAATAAGGCAATCAATTCTGAGTCTCTGAAAGCAAACTTGAACCTGGACAGCGGGCCGCTTAATGTGAAGAAAATGAATTGTGACTTAGACTCGGAGAACCACCTCAGAGATGAAAGACACCAAGAGGAAAACAGTCCACCAGAAATTTCCCAAGACCAAACACCATCCTCGGAATGGGATTGTGTTATGTGCCAGGCCAAATGCATCTCTAAAGCCCATTTCGAGAATCACTGCATAAGCAGAAAGCATCAACAGAGGACCCAGGTGATACAAAGCGAAGGTGATATCACGAAAACGGGCAGGACCCATGTGGTACTCAGCGAAGGCGATATCACGAAAATGGGCAATCTCCACATGGAAGCGTCATGCAAAGAAGGTGGTAACAACGATATGGCAAAGGACTTTGGGTCACAGGAAGTAAAATCGCATGAGAGCGATGTGCCAGAGCACGAGTCACCTTCAGTACAGGGTTGCAGCATTTGCCAAGGTATCTGTAACTGCAAATCAGACTTAGATATCCACCTGATGAGTACAAGAATCCGAGCTGTCGCAGAAAAATGCAAGAACACGGCAATGAGTTCTGAGTCACAGAAAGCAAAGTTGAATCCAAATGACGTGCCACAACATGTAGAGGAAACGAGTTGCAAATTAAACTGGGAGAGCTACCCCAGACTCGGAAACGAGAATCTCCAACTGATGGATGATCAGGCCCTTTTTGAAAAAATCAACCAAGATAATAACAATGCACCAGAAATTGCCAAGGACCAAATACCATCCTCAGAATGA
- the LOC119309655 gene encoding uncharacterized protein LOC119309655 → MDDAGEPRLPRKRGTKRPPPSAAPPPPAQGGGRGRDRFESLWRDYHDLLKETEAKKRRLERINQQKLGLLAEVKFLRKKYSSFAKDDPEQTHHRLKKKKAKQIPSILGINEGPSTSKNTNVDLNHDSAMNAEEAGFQDHPEPGKHDQAGVDEDIMASNINLSVYRDTENSPASDDKRAAAWQDRVALQV, encoded by the exons ATGGACGACGCCGGGGAGCCGCGCCTGCCCAGGAAGAGGGGCACCAAGAGGCCCCCTCCctcggcggcgccgccgccgcccgcccaggGCGGCGGCAGGGGGAGGGACAGGTTCGAGTCGCTCTGGCGGGACTACCACGATTTGCTCAAG GAAACTGAGGCAAAGAAGAGGAGGCTAGAGCGCATAAACCAGCAAAAGCTTGGACTGCTCGCCGAAGTCAA ATTCTTGCGGAAGAAGTACAGTTCGTTTGCGAAGGATGATCCAGAGCAAACACATCACAGGCTAAAGAAGAAGAAGGCTAAGCAAATCCCATCCATTCTGGGAATCAATGAAGGGCCATCCACcagcaagaacacaaatgtggacttGAATCATGATTCTGCAATG AATGCTGAGGAAGCCGGTTTCCAGGACCATCCAGAACCTGGGAAGCATGATCAGGCTGGTGTAGATGAAGATATAATGGCCTCCAATATCAACTTATCAGTTTATAGGGATACAGAAAATTCCCCAGCCAGTGATGATAAGAGGGCAGCCGCATGGCAAGACCGGGTAGCCTTGCAGGTCTAG